One Micromonospora sp. FIMYZ51 genomic window carries:
- a CDS encoding DUF932 domain-containing protein — protein sequence MPHELETFADGTTAFASARLSAWHQLGTVTQDTMRAEEIMAAARLGDWGVRTIRTVGIDIVDGVEVQIPADDKRMTVRRNPVTGATEYLGIVGTDYTVVQNEQCAEMLDRLVDQVGGAHFETAGSLRRGKSVFVTMKLPDAMQIAGVDRLDLYLIGTTSHDGTAALRVDASPIRVVCANTQRAAFANAVGHYTFRHTSNVNSQISQAREALGLMWKYMETFEKAAERMLQTEMTMREFEQVVGQVWPVKDNASEQTKNNAKQRLGTLKYLIREADTQKAITGSRWAGFQAITEYLDHYQPAKNEIARANRVLTGNVGDLKVAAFDLLKV from the coding sequence GTGCCGCACGAACTGGAAACGTTCGCGGACGGAACCACCGCCTTCGCCAGCGCCCGCCTGTCGGCCTGGCACCAACTCGGCACCGTCACCCAAGACACCATGCGCGCCGAAGAGATCATGGCCGCCGCCCGGCTCGGCGACTGGGGGGTACGCACCATCCGCACCGTCGGCATCGACATCGTGGATGGGGTCGAGGTGCAGATCCCCGCCGACGACAAGCGGATGACCGTCCGCCGCAACCCGGTAACCGGCGCCACCGAGTATCTGGGGATCGTGGGCACCGACTACACGGTGGTCCAGAACGAGCAGTGCGCCGAAATGCTGGACCGTCTTGTCGACCAGGTGGGTGGCGCGCACTTCGAGACCGCCGGGAGCCTGCGTCGCGGCAAGAGCGTGTTCGTGACGATGAAGCTCCCGGATGCGATGCAGATCGCCGGCGTCGACCGCCTGGACCTGTACCTGATCGGTACCACCTCCCACGACGGCACCGCCGCGCTGCGCGTGGACGCCAGCCCCATCCGGGTCGTGTGCGCGAACACCCAGCGGGCCGCGTTCGCCAACGCGGTCGGGCACTACACGTTCCGGCACACCTCCAACGTCAACTCCCAGATCAGCCAGGCCCGCGAAGCCCTCGGACTGATGTGGAAGTACATGGAGACCTTCGAGAAGGCCGCCGAGCGGATGCTCCAGACCGAGATGACCATGCGCGAGTTCGAGCAGGTCGTCGGTCAGGTGTGGCCGGTCAAGGACAACGCGTCCGAGCAGACGAAGAACAACGCCAAGCAGCGGCTCGGCACGCTGAAGTACCTGATCCGCGAGGCCGACACCCAGAAAGCCATCACCGGCAGCCGGTGGGCCGGATTCCAGGCCATCACCGAGTACCTCGACCACTACCAGCCCGCCAAGAACGAGATCGCCCGCGCCAACCGGGTGCTCACCGGCAACGTCGGCGACCTGAAGGTGGCCGCCTTCGACCTGCTCAAGGTCTGA
- a CDS encoding IS3 family transposase yields MAHPSTRSNPKATPAPDLVNRQFTAAAPNRLWVADATRIPCGEGVFWLAAVRDVFSNRIVGWRCSDRCDTDLILGALEYGIWSRDVRDGQLIHHSDRGSNYTSFRFAQRLADNGILPSMGSVGDSFDNALMENFWSTLKIELVYRNSWRTRDEAENAIFSYIDGWYNTRRIQKDLGWRSPDEYEAAWHTRPQGPDGHQAQQDEATIVQPEPTGAR; encoded by the coding sequence GTGGCGCATCCCTCGACCCGGTCGAACCCAAAGGCGACACCGGCACCGGATTTGGTCAACCGGCAGTTCACCGCTGCGGCACCGAACCGGCTGTGGGTCGCCGACGCCACCCGCATCCCCTGCGGCGAGGGCGTGTTCTGGCTCGCCGCCGTGCGGGATGTCTTCTCCAACCGCATCGTGGGCTGGCGGTGTTCCGACCGCTGCGACACCGACCTGATCCTCGGCGCCCTCGAATACGGCATCTGGTCGCGTGACGTCCGCGACGGGCAACTGATCCACCACTCGGACAGGGGCTCGAACTACACGTCGTTCCGCTTCGCGCAACGCCTGGCTGACAACGGAATCTTGCCCTCGATGGGGTCGGTCGGCGACAGCTTCGACAACGCCCTGATGGAGAACTTCTGGTCGACGTTGAAGATCGAGTTGGTCTACCGCAACTCGTGGCGGACCCGCGACGAGGCGGAGAACGCGATCTTCAGCTACATCGACGGGTGGTACAACACCCGGCGCATCCAGAAAGACCTCGGCTGGCGATCCCCAGACGAGTACGAAGCCGCCTGGCACACCCGCCCGCAAGGCCCCGACGGTCACCAGGCCCAGCAGGACGAGGCAACTATCGTTCAGCCTGAGCCCACCGGCGCCAGGTAA